Below is a window of Impatiens glandulifera chromosome 2, dImpGla2.1, whole genome shotgun sequence DNA.
cgacattcatattatttcataactcATTTGTATAAATCATGGGTTAACAAATTCTTTAACTCGATCCGTTTTGTCTCATAAAGTGGGTCGATCGTTGTGGTGCGATGACCCACTAATCTAGAGCttaagagagaaaatgaataatatatatatatatatatatatatatatatatatatatatatatatattaaaaaaaattaaaaaaaaaagactttcaactccttaaatttaatttttttagttgatgactcttcatattatttcataCTCGTTTGTATGATTCGCGagttaacaaattttttaatccaaCCAGTTTTGTCTCTTAAAATGGGTTGAGCGTTGTGGTACGAAGACACGCTAATCTAGAATTTTTTAGACTTAagcgttattatatatatatatcaatttaataaatatggaaactaataatctaaaaatgacttttcatctattttaattaaatttttatttatcgaCTCTTCGTAATATTTGATAACTTGTTTGCATGATTCGTGAGTTAACAAATTCTTTAACCAGATATGTTTTGACTCATAAAGTGGGTCGAGCGCTATGGTGCGAGATCCCactaatttaaaactttttagaCTCAagcgttattatatatatattggagtAATAACCGAATCCTAATCGAATTACTTAAATTAAcctaatcaaatattttagtttgataaataaattttaaattattttaaaaaagtgttTATGTATAagttaattacttaaataacatgattaaaatatatttaatatactaaaatgttatattataattaataatttatatatatatataatgatgtttaatttttaaaatgtccggattgtcgggtcaagaattgtggttaatttggatatatatgtgagagtaaatggatacttgggtcagattgtgggttgacccgcccataaacttaaaacggttaaaaataaaattaaaaatgttatatgtatggttcgaacttgcaacctaataaaacaagtacaaccctttaaccaacaagactaataacactttatattttaaattcaacaccaaatttgatgaacgcgggacattttaacaatataagttcaactttttaactaactaatctatatatataatgatgcttaattttaaaagtgtcaggattgtcgggtcgagagttgtggttaatttggatatatatatgtgagagtaaatggatatttgggttaGATTgcgggttgacccgcccataaacttaaaacgattaaaaataaaaataaaatgctataggtatatggttcgaacttacaacataacaaaacaagtacaatcttttaaccaactaggctaataacactttatattttaaatttaacaccaaatttgatgaacgcggaatattttaacaatataagttcaactttttaactaactaatatatatatatatatatatatatatatatatataatgatgcttaatttttaaagtatccggattgccgggtcgagagctgtggttaatttggatatatatgtgagaattaatggatactttggtcggattgtgggttgacccacccataaacttaaaacggttaaaaataaaattaaaaatgctataggtatggttcgaacttgcaacttaacaaaaaagTACAACCCTCTAaacaactaagctaataacactttgtattttaaattcaacaccaaatatTATGAACGCGTTGgttcatcaataatttttaataattcttttttaactctgcgctatagatttcactattattagttaacaataatggaagaattccgtcatatttatagagatagaggacataattcatatggatatagtaagtcttATCTGGgctactttaatggtagtctttacatttttcctttcactcgtagtatggggaagaagtgaactctagaggtcaaactaattgagttgaggaatcaaactgtatcaattgttttatagatcgttctgcaatgtgagagtaaatagatacttgagtcggattgtgggttgacccgtccataaacttaaaacgattaaaaataaaattaaaaatactatcacatttttaccgtaatattttttcacgatttttatatttttttatattatagatattaaaaactaataatgaaTGGATTGGATGGATTGTGGCTTAttcttataatcaaaatttatttttttgtttaaattccaaaaaaaataaaaaaattatcttttgcTGAAACGTGTATCCAAACAAATTGATTTGACTTCTGAGTTAAAGAGATTCTGCTAGTAGTCGTCGTCCgtcaatagaaaaaataaagacaaattTTCTTCCAAGTTTTCCTccaaaatgatcaaattttcatagaAAGGTGAAACCAAAGGTTCTTCCTTCCTTCCATAGTTCCATTCCCGACTCCACGGCCTCTTCAATTGCCTCCGGCTCAAACGGAAGTTGTCTGAAACTTCCCTCTCCATTCTATGTATGTTTTCTCTATCGCTCGCTCTCTTTGCTTCTGCAGAAGACGGTTAACTTGTCTGTATTTTTCAGCCCTAGTTAGAAATTAGAATAACAAGTGACTTTAAGCTTCCTTAGACTTCTTAAGTTCCTATTAATTAGCTTGAATTAGTGTCTAATTTTATGTTCAAAGTAGCCTCCAATTTTTGAtctttcgatttttttttaggGGGTTATGATTTACCGGTACTGTAATTGATGCTTCTTCATGTTGATTTAGCAGATCTAATGTTGGGGATGGCGTTGTAAAGCTTTTCCTCATTGGAGGACGTCGTGAATTGGCAGAATGCGGTTGTTTCCTTCGACTTCGAGAACTGGTTCTTCCAAGGAGCGTGGAAATGGAGGAAGTAATCATGCTTTATTATATCTTAATGTGTATGATCTCACCCCAATTAACAATTATCTCTACTGGTTCGGACTTGGCATTTTCCACTCAGGCATAGAAGGTATGTGAATATATGAATTTGTGACAATGTATTGCTTTAGATTTTGGATACTGATCTACAAAGTTTCTTTAATTCTGGCATGGATTATATATGATGATCTTAATTGgacattttatttgaaattcacTATTCTTGATTATTTTGCATAGAAAGTTAAGATATAAGTGTGCTATGTGCATTTTACTATAGTGATTTTTTCTTAAGCATATATTGTAAAGAAGATTGCCCGTCCCTCATATGCACTTTAAGTACTTCTCATACTGAACTAATTGTGTTTTTAATGTCTTTGACTGTGCTTATTTCGTCTATATTTTTTTTGCTAAAGATCGAGCACTAGTCATATCTCCTTACAAATAAAATTGAGGTTTGTGTGTGATGAAGTTATTGCAATTCCTAGTTTCGAGTTATGGGATTGTGGAACATGAAAGGAGTCTGTTTGTAAGGGGTATGGTAACAActttatagaatatatatttgggGGTATAAACTgtaaaagttaattattattatttgttgttgaagaagatataACAAGTTGTATAATATGTatacatttagtttattttactTTGCATTTGATAAAGGATATACAAATGACCTATACAAGAATACACCAGTTtttgaacttaatttttaattacttttgcCATCTTCAAATGGATTGTTGTTTGTTAGTTATTTTAAGCAGGATAAGCATGcacagttttttttttgtatattgtCTTACATTTTAGTAAACTGAGGTTGGAGGTACAAGTTGAGTCAAACTTGTAAAAGAATATTTGCTAAGCATCTTCTCAACTAAGTTTCATTTTAAGTCAAACAAAGACTAGCACACACTGTACCATTGATGAAACTGAAACTATCCTAGTAACTACTACACTGCCAACACTTTAATTCCTGTTTTTGACCCTTCTCAAAGTCACATTGATGAGACTGAAACTACTCGATTCTGTGAGTTTGGACATCCTTATTGCTCCAAGGAAAGTGGTATGTACATTGGGAACTATGTTAGCAGTTAGCTACAATCACTATCTACTATATATAAGCCATTTATATCTCTGTTAATGAATATTATATCCAAAGATTGTGCATGAAGCACTAAATCACTCACAATGGGTGGGTTATTACTCACTTACCCAAAGGAAAGAGACTAGTGGGTCAGTGGGTGTATGTGAGTGTTTAATATTAATCACAAAGCAATTTGAACAATTGAAACTTGAAAGCGAGACAGGTGGCCGAAGGTTCACTCAATCCTATGGCTCGAGTCGGCTACCCAGATACTTTTGTCTTAGTTGCCAAACTCAATAATGTAAGGATCTTACTATCAATTGTTGTTTAATGTAATTTCCATTATATAAATGTCTTCGTAATTGGAATGTTGGATGAGGAAGTGATATGGAACTACCTCAGGAAAAGCAAAATTCTCTCAATGATCTCAAACAATCACCATGTGCATGGTTTGATAGGGTTGTCAATCAGATGCACCTTATTTATAAAGCATTCCACAAAAACAAGTTGCTatcctaatattttattttaatgtcatTATACTCATTGGAAACATGGAGGTAGAATTGTACGAACAAAGAAGTAGATGGCCCTGGAATTTGAGATTAAAGATCCTTGCAACCTAAAGTATTTCCTTGGCGcaaattgtttgataaaaaggaGGCATAACTGTAACCCAAAGTACAAACTAGACTTGCTAATGTTCGGATGTAAAAAATTAAGGTCTGGTCTAAAGTCTAGACAGTCCTCTAGTGGACAAAGGAAGGTACCAAGACTGCGGTATACCTCTTACCCATTTCTTGACATCTACTTTGCAGTAAGTTCAACAAGTCAATTCATGAAACTTTTTCTACAGAAGAACATATGGAAGTACTCATAGAATCCTAAGATACCAAAAACTCACTCCTACAAAGGACTATTATTAAGGGGAAAAATCAAGCTAAAGGGACATGTATCCACGATGCAAATCATGCAAGTATATTCTACACAGTTAGTTTTTTGTAACTATTCCTATGTGCTTGGAAATCTTATCCCATGAAAGAGCAagaaacaatgtagttttaaGGAGCATTTCTGATTCAGAACTGCTTTCACTAGCATAAGGGATATGCCAGGAATTCTGGACTCAAAGAGTTATTAGAAAATCTAAAGTTGGCTAATGACCTACCCCTCAGGCTTTTATGTGACAATGAGTCTGCTCTTAGTATGGTCAAAAGTCTCATTCATGGCATAATCAAATATGTTGAGATAGATAGACACTTTATTTTGGGAGAAAATTGGAAGTCAAAAGATCAAATTATCCTACATTTATACAACATAGCAAAATGCTCATATTCTCAACTTAAGCAATATCTTTATTTATCTAGATAAATTAGCTGAAATATCTCCTAATCTCCCTATCCCTAATcaataaaagacaccctaaccGGGCAAACCACTAACAGGtcgtattattattatttcagaTATTATTTGTGTAGAAATAGTCACACTAGTCTTTAGAAATTTTGTCATGGGCGTTGTGCTCTACTTAGTGTGACTAATTAAAGTAGTGGTTGgtaccatttttatttattttctatacatatttatgtaatttcATTAGTTAAACTATAAGAAAATCACTTATTTAACATAGTGGGTGAACAATGCCACTTTGCGAGATTCTCGACATTAGCCCTATTGTTCGGCGATGATCCGCAAAAATTCAAGCGTCGTCCATCTGTGGCACTTTACTACCCACTATATTAATCAAGCGGGATGTAACTCAATAGATTTTCCACGATGCCACATTACGAGAATATCAACATCGACCCTATTGTTCGGTGATGATGCTCATTATTTTGACATCACACCGCAAAAACTCAAGCGCCGTCCATCTGCTACATTTCATCAACCACTATATTAGTCAGGCGGGACATCACTCAACAGATCTTTCATGACGCCACTTTGCGAGAATCTCGACATCGACACATATTCGGAGAATGTCCTCAAAACCACAGATCATTTAGTTTAATGAATTACGTTCGAGTCTCATTTGAGTTGAATCAAGACTGAACTTATTCAAGGGATTTCGTTGATTAGAATAATATGTTGCCTAATTTGAGGGGTGGGCATTGTGCTCTCTACATAGTGGTATCTActaaattagtggttggttacccatctttattgttttattttctataaatattccTTAATTTCAttgttaaacaataaaaaaaatcaaaggtCTTTAATTCTTCATCAATTCTCTCCAAAAACTCACAGTTTGACATTAAAATGAAACAGTATTTCGATTATTATAAGTAGCACATATAATAATCATCATCATAAGAACAATGTAATAATAAATAGGGTTATTTGTATTCTgctaaatttaatatattgtttttacttGAGTTGGATAATTTGTCATTTgagtattaataataaattgagtTTTCATAGTGCAAAAAATCGTCTATGAAACTGAAAAAGTGATgataatgaaattattatatcaaCTATATACTAACTAGAGTTGGTGAATATTACATAACTTTTGAATTAAATTGGGGATAGTTGCAgttttaatatgaaattaaattgataatagttttgttttattaaaattaaacttttcattttattattcaGTTTCATGGCATAACCTGGCCTGACATTTAGTCTATTGCTGCAGCGCATGGTTGTGAGTATGGATTTGGAGCACATGAATATTCTAGTAGTGGAGTATTTGAGGTAGAACCAAAAAGTTGTCCTGGTTTTGTCTTCAGGAAGTCTATACTTATAGGCACTACTGATATGTCACGTTCCGAATTTCGATCATTAATGGAGCATATATCTGGAAAATATCATGGGGATTCTTACCATTTGATTGCTAAGAATTGCAATCACTTTACTGATGAAGTTTGCACGCGCCTCACTGGGAAGCCTATCCCTGCATGGGTGAATCGATTAGCCCGAGTAGGTGAGCGTAGACATAGGACCTCGATATGAGtcttctttttaatatttgttgaaTTTTGATTGCAATTATTATTGCTTGCTCTcatttcatattcttcttcttatttcaGGTTCTTTCTGCAACTGTTTATTGCCACAGAGTATTCAGATAACAGCAGTCAGACATTTGCCTGATCATCCACTGTATTCTGGTCagaaaattcatatttacaCTTCACCTAGTTGTTGATAGTAttcaattttgattaattaattcatcTGTCATTTTAGATTAACTAGTTAAGAACACTcgttacttttatttatttatataattaaagacAAATTAGTTTGAAGTCAGTTGATagtatattaatttgattttaagatTAAGACTTTATGGATATATTTTGCATATCAAAAGTAGCAgttattgttaaatattttaggaaaataattgtattaaacaaattattaaatactgGATGCGGCTCATTTTGGTTCATGAacttttcaatattaaaaattacttACCGTTGTTGTTGACTTAATTAATTCTGAAATgcattttagaaataaaaaagaatagcCAGTGATTGAGACTAAGGAGTTGTGGAAATTATGATTTAAGAACTTAAAGGAGTTAACCAATAACCGACCCCAGAAAGTCAAAATGTGCCCGACAAATTGTGTTGATACACAACTAGCATATAATGCAAGTGTAGTAAACAAGCAGAACGAACTTCTGCTCAATCTCCCACAGAAACACTTTCTtcattttagaatatattttcttctattGGATGTTTCATCATGCAGTAAATTGATCATTGTCTTATTTTTTCCGTATCTAAATTGTTGGTTAGAAGAAGATGGTACGGATTCTATGGTATCATCTATGACAGGCGAGAGCGATGAGGAGGAATTGGATCATCAATTGCTGAATATGCCGCCACCAAACGAAGATGTAGCATTTCTCAAGGAAAAACCTGTGAGGATGACAACTACTCAAGATTCTTCTCTTTAATATTTCTTTCAATTCATTTGTGATTGGCAATATGTTGTCTGTTtcctgtttgtttgtttgtttgtcaaGTGTAAGTTCAGTTGTTTTTAATGGGATGCAATTAATCCTCTAATTAGGTTTGGTTTCATTGAATTGTGCTGAGAAGGTTGAAAGTGGCACACACATTGCTTATATAGGAAAATTGTTGATAACTGTTTACAAACATCACTACTGTTTGTTTACTTTTTGCGAGTGTATAAATTTCTGATGTTGTCTTTCTGTAACATAACTAACTTCTTTCAGGTGACTGGTTGGGTGATGCTCCTTTGAAAggtgtgattttattttttattaactcttttaatttattgatatgTACTTAAGTAATATTTATTAGAGATGGATTTAAGAATTGAACagacttgaaaaaaaattaatgtctaTCTTTTATTAGTGTTGAGCAAAATGTAACCAATATGttgaagtaatttttttaaagtaaaatttagaggttatttgaaattgtaacATTTATGATTTGTTTGGtaaattggaattaaaattagaattgtaTTAGAAATCAAactatcttattattttatattaatatattttcaatattttagttttgaatttagaaactaaaatgtaaatgtaaatgtaaatgtaaatgtaaatgtaaatgtaaatgtaaatgtaaatgtaaatgtaaatgtaaatgtaaatgtaaatgtaaatgtaaatgtaaatatatatatatatatataaatataaatatatatatatatatatatatatatatataaatatatatataaatataaatatatatatatatatataaatataaatatatatatatatatatatatataaatatatatatatatatataaaaatatatatagggACGGATCTAGGAATTATGGTAAGGgtgaacttattttttttataattattttgtaaaactagaataaaaaaaaataatatatacaataatgtgattttaaaattatcacattaatcaatagaaaaataatattattgttattatatttaaaatgttgaaatatatttttattgatgatattaattagtttaataaattattataaattattattttacataaattaaataaacataatttaaaagataaaaaatatctacaaattataaaatactcggataatcatatcaaataaattctaaaaataattgtcatCCAAATAATCATAATGAAACAAACTcctagaaaaataattataataaatggtTTGAATACATATAGAGATTGTTTGatattagatattttataattttatttaaaacttaatattttcttacatttcactttatttatttcatcatttattttattcaagaaataataaaatattatttatttaatatactctctcatttttctctctcatatatttaaaggttaaaatgatttattaattttataaattaattaatgtaaaaattaaataaattaaatatttgatctaaaaattcaaaataaaataaaataaaataattaaataagctcTAATGGTATAATCCCCTCCCTCCTAAAATCACAACCAAATAATAAtagggaagaatgtcaattttattattgaactATAACGAAATATTCATTTATcattgaactaatttttgtttttgtatgaaCTGTAGTTGAACTTAATGTTCATTTATATCACTGcttaacaaaaatattcaaGTCTGTTAACTTTACGTTAAATAATGACACATgtgattgaatttatttttttaaattaatataaattacattttatttttattcataatttataaataataaaacttttatatttttagatgcATTAACCAAACAATATAGACATTTTGAGAGactaacaataatttatttatttttaattaatatttttttaacatttatttttattattgaattttattatttagaaatgttaataaaaataaatgttgaaaatatattaattaaaaaaaataaattattattaatgtttctcaaaatatataatttatttgattaatgcctttgaaaatataaattaagtttattatttagaaatagtgaataaaaataaaaataaatatataatatatatattaatttgataaaaaaatgatatgtaAATCACTCGTGTCATCATTTAACGAAAAACATAACGGATTTGGATGTTTTTGTCCAGCAATGACATAGATAAACATTAAATTCAACTACAGTGGTatgaacaaacaaaaaatagttCAATAATATACATGAATATTCCGTTATAGTTAGatgataaaattgaaattcttcccaataataatatatctcaaagttatatatattaaagaactctatataagttatatataaaaaaaatacaaaattctaGGTTGAACTTAAGCCTACCCTAAGCCTACCCTAGCCCATAGGTCTATCCCTCCTTGTATGTATACATATACAtttatacacgtatatatatataaatatataatatatatatatatatatatatatatataatatatatatatatatatatatatatatatatataatatatatattatatatatatatatatatatataatatatataatatatatatatatatatatatatatatatattatatatatatatatatatatatatatatatatatatatataatatatatatatatatatatatatattatatatatatatatataatatatatatatatatatatatatatataaataaataaagtaagtttgttaaattgatattttattttttaaatttaaaaaattaacctgttttactcataatttttttttttgtttagaaagTTAACATGTTGATCTAATCTTTTTATAAtctttttagaatatattttttaattaaaaatataaattgataatcaTGTGTGGCCGAAATTGTGTTTAAATTTTGCAATAGGATTTAGAGCCATTGGATTAGCGCTGAATTTTTATTCAACGCTCAGGAAGATGCCACGTCAACTGCCAAGCGCGCGCtgtcacagcccaatcttcctggcccaggaagaggaggcttaaggagaatgtcacgacccaatcctcctggcccaagaagaggaggaggcttgagccctcttaagcccaacccaaggaagattctagactggaaggaagctgaaaggaaggtccttgattagcgcacctaattgagagttaaaaggaattccttgattagtgcatcactaattgacatataaaaggaatgtccttaattaggaatgtccttgattgataattataaggaatccctaaattagtgcacaatcaatgtaacagctagaattagtcctataaatacctgtgaagtattacattgtaaatcaccaagtattcgagtaatatactactattctttgtaagagttaccCTCTCTAGAATTcctgtgtcaattctattaaacgccgagtgttgcgtcgagtaaggctgactagttactcgttcttgcgaagatcataactagtgccgcacggatcgtcattGAAAAGACTaagcccgtgacaattggtatcagagctgaaatgacgaagagatcgaaagaaaattcaaaggtcgtggacgaagtagagaatcttccccacgggACCGGAAAAGATGGTAGGAACTCTCGTAAGGTTCAAGCGGGAGGAAccaaagctaccaaagaaagagaaagatcaagagacactatcgttgacattatcgccaggttggagaaggtagaactcaccgtggcgtacggacaagataatgctggggacctagaggaacgcattTCCGAgcttgagaaagagaaagacgagctccgagaaggaatgcaaggtgccctgAACGAAGGCTTGTTCAAATGTCAAGAGAAAACTCGGATCGTGGAGCAGACCCTCCTTGGTGAAATCAATACCTTGaccgagaaactcgaggtaatgtcATCTAAATTACAAGCCACCGAAGAGGATGtggcgttactcaagaaggcggttgcgcaagagtgcgTACGTGCGCCTGTAGGAGTCCCCAATCCGATAAGGATAAACATTCCAAGACCTAAAGtgtatttaggcgagaggaatgcgaaAGAGATCGACAACTTCTTATGGAGTCTGGACTAGTATTTCAAAGCActcggcctagtagaagaggcgaggaagATAGATACTTCCACGACATACCTAGAAGACACCGCAATGctgtggtggaggcgaaggagtagcgACATTGAAAGAGGTACGTGTTCTATCAATACCTGGGGTGAATTCAAAGATGAACTCAAGAGACAGTTCTATCCTGAAAACGCCATTCGAGAAGCAAGGGCCAAGTCGCGGCGTCTCTCACAAAGagggagtatcaaggagtatgtcaaggagttcatcgctactctccttgagatcccgAACTATTCAGACGATGAAGCCTTGTTCTCCTTcactgatggtctacaaatgtgggcaaAGTTGGAGTTAGAACGAcgtggtgtccaagatctaagctccgctattgccgtggctgaatcacttgtcgaaatgagaaggcaagagaaaccaaagtcgacctACGAGAGGAACGACAAGGGGGAAATGGTGGAAACCATATCTACACCAATGAAGACCCAATTAAGTCTACCAAACCCAATGGTAGAGAAGATCGGGATGAGAAATGTGGAGAGAAACCccggataaagtgtttcttttgtgaagggccACACAGGGCAAGAGAGTGccctatgaagaacaaactatcagcattg
It encodes the following:
- the LOC124927578 gene encoding deSI-like protein At4g17486 isoform X1, encoding MRLFPSTSRTGSSKERGNGGSNHALLYLNVYDLTPINNYLYWFGLGIFHSGIEAHGCEYGFGAHEYSSSGVFEVEPKSCPGFVFRKSILIGTTDMSRSEFRSLMEHISGKYHGDSYHLIAKNCNHFTDEVCTRLTGKPIPAWVNRLARVGSFCNCLLPQSIQITAVRHLPDHPLYSEEDGTDSMVSSMTGESDEEELDHQLLNMPPPNEDVAFLKEKPVRMTTTQDSSL
- the LOC124927578 gene encoding deSI-like protein At4g17486 isoform X2, which codes for MRLFPSTSRTGSSKERGNGGSNHALLYLNVYDLTPINNYLYWFGLGIFHSGIEAHGCEYGFGAHEYSSSGVFEVEPKSCPGFVFRKSILIGTTDMSRSEFRSLMEHISGKYHGDSYHLIAKNCNHFTDEVCTRLTGKPIPAWVNRLARVGSFCNCLLPQSIQITAVRHLPDHPLYSEDGTDSMVSSMTGESDEEELDHQLLNMPPPNEDVAFLKEKPVRMTTTQDSSL